A genomic stretch from Pirellulales bacterium includes:
- a CDS encoding serine/threonine protein kinase: protein MPDPHSKPAELVGRQLGDYRVLRKIGAGGMAEVYLAEQLSLGRQVALKVLPAALAGDAVFVERFLNEARAAAALVHANIVQIYEVGQAEGVRFIAQEYVRGKNLAELVRREGALQPRLVLDVLRQVAAALSRSAELGIVHRDVKPENIMLSHSGEVKVADFGLARVASDDAKTLTQVGVAMGTPLYMSPEQIEGRAVDVRSDFYSLGVTCYCLLAGAPPFAGETALAIAMQHLNTPPRPLENVRDDVPSGMARVVHRLMAKKPEARYGSPAELLADLRALAQEAVTAGWGDGPGDWSLAEWMQSSATHSLAATKLAELMKTSVSLSEQGTEGRGRWRWYLAAAAVGVLLAVMVRPRSYLAGPVAVEVKKRDTAWAQIFQAKLAPSEAAWRAVAENFPDEDAYVLDRAREGLVRFYLLQADDPAKALAELQTLEANVSASGAEPGQRAFVDAALCVAYQRLGRKEEARAANARLDSGARDTLRSDDPRLYEAFRASQTALGI, encoded by the coding sequence ATGCCCGATCCGCATTCGAAACCTGCCGAACTCGTCGGTCGCCAACTTGGCGACTATCGGGTGTTGCGCAAGATCGGCGCCGGGGGGATGGCCGAGGTCTACTTGGCCGAGCAGCTTTCGCTCGGCCGGCAAGTGGCGCTGAAGGTCCTGCCCGCGGCGCTGGCCGGCGACGCCGTGTTCGTCGAGCGGTTTCTCAACGAGGCCCGAGCCGCCGCGGCGCTCGTGCACGCCAACATCGTGCAGATCTACGAAGTCGGTCAGGCCGAGGGGGTGCGGTTCATCGCCCAGGAGTACGTGCGTGGGAAGAACCTCGCCGAACTCGTGCGCCGCGAGGGCGCCCTGCAGCCGCGGCTGGTGCTCGACGTGCTGCGGCAAGTGGCCGCCGCCTTGAGTCGATCGGCCGAGCTGGGGATCGTCCACCGCGACGTCAAGCCCGAGAACATCATGCTCAGCCACTCGGGCGAGGTGAAGGTCGCCGACTTCGGCCTGGCGCGGGTGGCAAGCGATGATGCGAAAACGCTCACCCAGGTCGGCGTCGCGATGGGGACGCCGCTGTACATGAGCCCCGAGCAGATCGAGGGCCGGGCGGTCGACGTCCGGAGCGATTTCTACTCGCTGGGGGTCACTTGCTACTGCCTGCTCGCCGGGGCGCCGCCGTTCGCGGGCGAGACTGCGCTGGCAATCGCGATGCAGCATCTCAATACGCCTCCCCGGCCGTTGGAGAACGTCCGCGACGACGTCCCGAGCGGGATGGCGCGGGTCGTCCACCGCCTGATGGCCAAGAAGCCCGAGGCCCGCTACGGCAGCCCCGCGGAACTGCTCGCCGATCTGCGGGCGTTGGCCCAGGAAGCGGTGACCGCGGGATGGGGAGACGGTCCGGGCGATTGGTCGCTCGCCGAGTGGATGCAGTCGAGCGCCACCCATAGCCTTGCCGCCACGAAGCTGGCCGAGTTGATGAAGACCAGCGTCAGTCTCTCCGAGCAAGGGACGGAAGGCCGCGGCCGGTGGCGGTGGTATCTCGCCGCCGCGGCGGTCGGGGTGCTGTTGGCCGTCATGGTGCGCCCTCGCTCCTATCTGGCCGGGCCCGTCGCGGTCGAGGTGAAGAAGCGGGATACGGCCTGGGCGCAAATCTTTCAGGCGAAGCTCGCCCCGAGCGAGGCGGCGTGGCGCGCCGTCGCCGAAAACTTTCCCGACGAGGACGCCTATGTCCTCGACCGTGCGCGCGAGGGGCTCGTGCGGTTCTATCTGCTGCAAGCGGACGACCCTGCCAAGGCCCTCGCGGAACTGCAGACGCTCGAGGCGAACGTATCGGCTTCCGGCGCCGAACCGGGGCAACGGGCGTTCGTCGACGCGGCGCTCTGCGTCGCGTATCAGCGATTGGGGCGGAAGGAGGAAGCCCGCGCCGCCAACGCCCGGCTCGACAGCGGCGCCCGCGATACGCTGCGAAGCGACGACCCGCGGTTGTATGAAGCCTTTCGGGCGAGCCAAACGGCGCTGGGGATCTGA
- the metF gene encoding methylenetetrahydrofolate reductase [NAD(P)H] — MTNLAAAYGPGRFGLSFELFPPKTAEGVAALSHHVAELMRFSPSYVTCTYGAGGSTQDRTLEVIGGVRREHRLPVATHLTCVGCTADELRSYLRRALDLGVENVVALRGDPPKGESTFRPVAGGFSYANELVEFIRSEFPQMGIAVGGYPEKHQEAPSMEADLANLARKCAAGADVVITQLFYDNDDFYRFRDACAKLGIATPIVPGLLPVTNGAQIQRIASLCGAKLPPKFVAELDRCGDDAAAQFDAGVEFATRQTADLLAAGVPGIHFYVLNKSEAAGRVLRSLDWPQPASSSASL, encoded by the coding sequence ATGACCAACCTTGCCGCCGCCTACGGCCCGGGCCGCTTCGGGCTTTCCTTTGAACTCTTTCCCCCCAAGACGGCCGAGGGGGTCGCCGCACTGTCGCATCATGTGGCCGAGCTGATGCGGTTTTCCCCCAGCTACGTCACGTGCACCTACGGCGCCGGCGGCTCGACGCAGGATCGCACGCTCGAGGTCATCGGCGGCGTGCGGCGCGAGCACCGTCTTCCTGTGGCGACCCACCTGACGTGCGTCGGCTGCACTGCCGACGAGTTGCGGTCGTACCTTCGCCGGGCGCTGGATCTGGGGGTGGAGAACGTCGTCGCGTTGCGCGGCGATCCGCCCAAGGGAGAGTCGACGTTCCGTCCGGTCGCCGGCGGGTTTTCCTACGCGAACGAGCTGGTCGAGTTCATTCGCAGCGAGTTTCCGCAAATGGGAATCGCGGTGGGAGGCTACCCGGAGAAGCACCAGGAGGCCCCCAGCATGGAGGCCGACTTGGCGAACTTGGCCCGCAAGTGCGCCGCCGGGGCCGACGTGGTGATCACGCAGTTGTTCTACGACAACGACGACTTTTATCGCTTCCGCGACGCCTGCGCCAAGCTGGGGATCGCGACGCCGATCGTCCCGGGGCTGTTGCCGGTGACCAACGGAGCGCAGATCCAGCGAATCGCCTCGCTGTGCGGGGCCAAGCTTCCCCCGAAGTTCGTGGCCGAACTCGACCGGTGCGGCGACGACGCGGCGGCGCAGTTCGACGCGGGGGTCGAATTCGCGACCCGACAAACCGCCGATCTGCTGGCTGCCGGCGTGCCGGGGATCCATTTTTACGTGCTCAACAAATCCGAGGCCGCCGGCCGGGTCCTCCGCTCGCTCGACTGGCCTCAGCCGGCCAGTTCGTCGGCCAGTTTGTGA